A part of Ziziphus jujuba cultivar Dongzao chromosome 8, ASM3175591v1 genomic DNA contains:
- the LOC132805150 gene encoding ATPase GET3B-like isoform X2: MASSCVSSSFSPSLHYLTACRSSMTMVGLLSYAPKILKPISLTKSFSFISLSTARKPLRKSFQVRSVAAPAEAAAGFDDMVSGTQRKYYMLGGKGGVGKTSCAASLAVKFANSGHPTLVVSTDPAHSLSDSFAQDLTGGTIVPVEGPDSPLFALEINPEKAREEFRSASQSNGGTGIKDFMDGMGLGMLVDQLGELKLGELLDTPPPGLDEAIAISKVIQFLEAQEYSMFTRIVFDTAPTLRQKIASATSAIKSVFGQEETRQDATDKLERLRERMVKVRELFRDTDSTEFVIVTIPTVMAISESSRLSASLKKENVPVKRLIVNQILPPSASDCKFCAMKRKDQMRSLDMIQNDPELSSLTLIQAPLVDVEIRGVPALRFMGDIIWK; encoded by the exons ATGGCAAGTTCTTGCGTCTCCTCCAGTTTTTCACCTTCCCTACACTACTTAACTGCCTGCAGGAGTTCGATGACTATGGTGGGTTTGCTTTCTTACGCACCCAAAATCCTCAAGCCTATCTCTTTAACCAAATCCTTCAGTTTTATTTCGCTTTCCACTGCAAGAAAACCTCTCAGAAAGTCATTTCAAg TGAGATCGGTGGCTGCTCCTGCTGAAGCTGCTGCTGGATTTGATGACATGGTGTCTGGGACCCAGCGGAAATATTACATGTTAGGTGGGAAAGGAGGTGTAGGAAAGACAAGTTGTGCTGCCTCGCTAGCTGTAAAATTTGCTAACAGTGGGCATCCTACTCTTGTAGTTTCCACAGATCCAGCACATTCCTTGAGTGATTCCTTTGCTCAG GATTTGACAGGTGGGACGATAGTACCAGTTGAAGGACCTGATTCTCCACTTTTTGCTCTAGAG ATAAACCCTGAGAAGGCTAGGGAAGAATTCCGCAGTGCATCTCAGAGTAATGGTGGAACTGGGATCAAAGACTTCATGGATGGTATGGGTCTTGGAATGCTTGTGGACCAG TTGGGAGAGTTAAAATTGGGAGAATTACTAGACACACCTCCTCCTGGTCTCGATGAAGCTATTGCAATTTCAAAG GTGATACAGTTTCTTGAAGCACAAGAATATAGCATGTTTACTCGAATAGTTTTTGATACTGCACCTACT CTCAGACAAAAGATAGCTTCTGCCACTTCAGCCATCAAATCTGTTTTCGGACAAGAAGAAACGCGACAGGATGCA ACTGATAAACTAGAGCGACTCAGGGAGAGAATGGTGAAAGTACGCGAGCTCTTTCGTGATACTGATTCAACGGAGTTTGTTATAGTAACCATCCCCACg GTGATGGCAATTAGTGAATCATCTAGGTTGAGTGCCTCattgaagaaagaaaatgtcCCCGTGAAAAGGTTGATTGTTAATCAGATTCTGCCCCCATCTGCCTCAGACTGCAAGTTTTGTGCAATGAAAAGAAAG GATCAGATGCGCTCTCTGGATATGATCCAAAATGATCCCGAGCTCTCCAGCTTGACATTGATTCAGGCACCACTAGTTGATGTAGAGATCAGAGGTGTTCCTGCTCTTAGATTTATGGGAGACATTATTTGGAAATGA
- the LOC132805150 gene encoding ATPase GET3B-like isoform X1, which yields MASSCVSSSFSPSLHYLTACRSSMTMVGLLSYAPKILKPISLTKSFSFISLSTARKPLRKSFQVRSVAAPAEAAAGFDDMVSGTQRKYYMLGGKGGVGKTSCAASLAVKFANSGHPTLVVSTDPAHSLSDSFAQDLTGGTIVPVEGPDSPLFALEINPEKAREEFRSASQSNGGTGIKDFMDGMGLGMLVDQLGELKLGELLDTPPPGLDEAIAISKVIQFLEAQEYSMFTRIVFDTAPTGHTLRLLSLPDFLDASIGKLLKLRQKIASATSAIKSVFGQEETRQDATDKLERLRERMVKVRELFRDTDSTEFVIVTIPTVMAISESSRLSASLKKENVPVKRLIVNQILPPSASDCKFCAMKRKDQMRSLDMIQNDPELSSLTLIQAPLVDVEIRGVPALRFMGDIIWK from the exons ATGGCAAGTTCTTGCGTCTCCTCCAGTTTTTCACCTTCCCTACACTACTTAACTGCCTGCAGGAGTTCGATGACTATGGTGGGTTTGCTTTCTTACGCACCCAAAATCCTCAAGCCTATCTCTTTAACCAAATCCTTCAGTTTTATTTCGCTTTCCACTGCAAGAAAACCTCTCAGAAAGTCATTTCAAg TGAGATCGGTGGCTGCTCCTGCTGAAGCTGCTGCTGGATTTGATGACATGGTGTCTGGGACCCAGCGGAAATATTACATGTTAGGTGGGAAAGGAGGTGTAGGAAAGACAAGTTGTGCTGCCTCGCTAGCTGTAAAATTTGCTAACAGTGGGCATCCTACTCTTGTAGTTTCCACAGATCCAGCACATTCCTTGAGTGATTCCTTTGCTCAG GATTTGACAGGTGGGACGATAGTACCAGTTGAAGGACCTGATTCTCCACTTTTTGCTCTAGAG ATAAACCCTGAGAAGGCTAGGGAAGAATTCCGCAGTGCATCTCAGAGTAATGGTGGAACTGGGATCAAAGACTTCATGGATGGTATGGGTCTTGGAATGCTTGTGGACCAG TTGGGAGAGTTAAAATTGGGAGAATTACTAGACACACCTCCTCCTGGTCTCGATGAAGCTATTGCAATTTCAAAG GTGATACAGTTTCTTGAAGCACAAGAATATAGCATGTTTACTCGAATAGTTTTTGATACTGCACCTACT GGCCATACATTGCGGCTTTTGTCCTTGCCAGACTTTTTAGACGCATCAATAGGCAAGTTGTTGAAG CTCAGACAAAAGATAGCTTCTGCCACTTCAGCCATCAAATCTGTTTTCGGACAAGAAGAAACGCGACAGGATGCA ACTGATAAACTAGAGCGACTCAGGGAGAGAATGGTGAAAGTACGCGAGCTCTTTCGTGATACTGATTCAACGGAGTTTGTTATAGTAACCATCCCCACg GTGATGGCAATTAGTGAATCATCTAGGTTGAGTGCCTCattgaagaaagaaaatgtcCCCGTGAAAAGGTTGATTGTTAATCAGATTCTGCCCCCATCTGCCTCAGACTGCAAGTTTTGTGCAATGAAAAGAAAG GATCAGATGCGCTCTCTGGATATGATCCAAAATGATCCCGAGCTCTCCAGCTTGACATTGATTCAGGCACCACTAGTTGATGTAGAGATCAGAGGTGTTCCTGCTCTTAGATTTATGGGAGACATTATTTGGAAATGA